Proteins encoded in a region of the Coffea eugenioides isolate CCC68of chromosome 4, Ceug_1.0, whole genome shotgun sequence genome:
- the LOC113768393 gene encoding proline-rich receptor-like protein kinase PERK15, translated as MSSLPAGGAAPPASSFPPGNDTTTPSPPVGGTTNATGPSSALNSPSSPGNGNAALNPPAPPGQGSNRTTLVALGVGIGIGGAIVLVFVGIFLIWYKRRKRRHPPDPKGDSFIRPLPQWQQNTPPPPASNIVGMLSPTPPHGILSNFSDGSTPPPPPSVASSLNSEKQPQRLSPDSRIGIIKMTFSYGELALATDSFSITNLLGEGGFGYVYKGVLHNGKHVAIKKLKVGSGQGEREFRAEVETISHVDHKHLVSLVGYCISGDQRLLVYEFVPNKTLEFHLHGKDHLPINWANRMKIALGSAKGLAYLHEDCHPKIIHRDIKAANILLDDDFEAKVADFGLARFYLDTDTHVSTRVMGTFGYLAPEYALTGKLTEKSDIFSFGVMILELITGRRPIDKAQHYLDDNIVDWARPLLTQALDDGNFDTLADPRLQKDYDSTEMARMVACAAACVRHLARRRPQMSQIVRALEGNISLEELNEGIKPGHSTIYDSYGSSDFDTAQYKEELKKFRKMALEFEEQNLSECSGPTSDFGLQPSASSSEGIQSIPGDAKIS; from the exons ATGTCTTCTCTGCCTGCGGGTGGTGCTGCGCCCCCGGCGTCATCGTTTCCGCCAGGAAATGACACGACTACTCCCTCGCCTCCGGTTGGCGGCACAACCAATGCTACCGGGCCGTCGTCAGCTCTGAACTCTCCTTCATCTCCGGGGAATGGGAATGCAGCGCTGAACCCTCCTGCGCCACCGGGACAGGGTAGTAATCGTACTACACTAGTAGCGCTGGGAGTGGGGATTGGGATAGGAGGAGCGATTGTGCTTGTTTTCGTGGGCATTTTCCTCATCTGGTATAAGCGGAGGAAGAGGCGTCATCCACCAGACCCCAAAG GTGATTCTTTTATTCGTCCACTGCCTCAGTGGCAACAAAATACTCCTCCTCCGCCAGCAAGCAATATAGTTGGGATGCTATCTCCTACTCCACCGCATGGCATTCTATCAAATTTTTCAGATGGTTCTACTCCACCACCTCCACCCTCTGTGGCCAGCAGCTTGAATTCTGAGAAGCAACCCCAACGATTATCCCCTGATAGTCGTATAGGTATTATCAAAATGACATTTAGCTACGGAGAATTAGCTCTTGCTACAGACAGTTTCTCCATCACCAATCTTCTTGGTGAAGGTGGTTTTGGATATGTATATAAGGGAGTTCTTCATAATGGGAAACATGTTGCTATCAAGAAACTGAAAGTTGGAAGTGGACAAGGGGAACGTGAATTTCGGGCAGAAGTTGAGACTATAAGTCATGTTGATCACAAACATCTTGTTTCACTGGTTGGGTACTGTATTTCAGGCGATCAGAGATTGCTAGTATATGAATTTGTTCCAAACAAAACCTTGGAGTTCCATTTACATG GGAAAGATCATCTTCCTATAAATTGGGCAAATCGGATGAAAATTGCTTTGGGCTCTGCAAAAGGATTGGCATACTTGCATGAGGATT GTCACCCTAAAATCATACATCGGGATATCAAGGCTGCTAATATTCTTCTTGATGATGATTTTGAGGCAAAG GTTGCAGACTTTGGCCTTGCTAGGTTCTATTTGGATACAGATACTCATGTGTCCACCCGCGTGATGGGAACTTTTGG TTACTTGGCGCCAGAGTATGCACTTACGGGGAAACTAACGGAGAAATCAGATATCTTCTCATTTGGAGTCATGATTCTAGAGTTGATCACTGGACGCCGGCCAATTGATAAAGCTCAACACTACCTTGATGACAATATTGTTGATTGG GCAAGGCCTTTGCTCACGCAAGCTTTGGATGACGGCAACTTTGACACACTAGCTGACCCAAGGTTACAGAAGGATTATGACTCCACTGAGATGGCTCGAATGGTTGCATGCGCTGCTGCTTGTGTGCGTCATTTGGCTCGGCGCAGGCCGCAAATGAGTCAG ATAGTTAGAGCTTTAGAAGGAAACATATCCCTGGAGGAACTGAATGAAGGTATTAAACCTGGACACAGCACAATATATGATTCTTATGGAAGCTCAGATTTCGACACTGCTCAATACAAAGAGGAACTGAAGAAATTTAGGAAGATGGCATTAGAATTTGAAGAACAAAATTTGAGCGAGTGCAGTGGGCCAACTAGCGACTTTGGTCTTCAACCGTCTGCTTCGAGCAGTGAAGGTATACAAAGTATCCCAGGAGATGCGAAAATAAGCTGA